The following are encoded together in the Proteiniphilum saccharofermentans genome:
- a CDS encoding MFS transporter, producing the protein MKRVYFDNGNLRWKIALLLCLASGLNALDRNAFAILASTIQGEFNWSDIDYANLTSVFVFSYTLMYALSGKIIDRIGTRKGFGIAVGSWSFVAAMHAVVHSLAQFSIVRFFLGITESANFPAGVKASTEWFPLKERALAIGIFNAGTAIGAAVAVPLVSFLALAFGWRIAFLATGILGFVWLFFWLRNYHRPQDHPNITQEEKEYILQDDTPKTEREGEEKIKLKDLLKKKETWGCFSARIFIDPVTYFLLFWIPKYLQDVQGLSLKELGFAAWLPYTAMGLGTILGGYIPKLLIERRGWTLNKSRKTVMVTASVLIPLLCFFLFSGANPIVAVLLISGIMLSHGLWANITIPSEIYPKQVQATLTGIGGTLGGITGVISQQVIGSTITSHSYMPIFMYIGGAYLISFFCVQLLVGKLGVIRNFNN; encoded by the coding sequence ATGAAGAGAGTTTATTTTGACAATGGAAATCTGAGATGGAAAATTGCACTTTTGCTATGTTTGGCTTCAGGTCTAAATGCTTTGGACAGGAATGCTTTTGCGATCTTGGCATCAACGATTCAAGGGGAGTTTAACTGGTCGGATATTGATTATGCCAATCTTACTTCGGTTTTTGTATTTAGTTATACATTGATGTATGCCCTCAGCGGTAAGATTATAGACAGGATAGGTACAAGAAAAGGTTTTGGTATAGCTGTGGGAAGCTGGTCATTTGTTGCAGCGATGCATGCCGTGGTACATTCTTTGGCACAATTCTCAATAGTCCGATTCTTTCTGGGAATTACCGAATCCGCAAATTTCCCTGCAGGAGTAAAAGCTTCAACCGAATGGTTTCCTTTAAAGGAAAGGGCGTTGGCAATAGGCATATTTAATGCAGGTACAGCCATCGGTGCTGCTGTAGCTGTACCGTTAGTCTCTTTCCTTGCGTTAGCTTTTGGATGGAGGATTGCCTTTTTAGCAACTGGGATACTGGGTTTTGTTTGGCTGTTTTTTTGGTTAAGGAATTATCATAGGCCGCAAGATCATCCTAATATTACACAGGAGGAAAAGGAATATATCCTCCAGGATGATACTCCTAAAACCGAAAGAGAGGGAGAGGAAAAAATAAAACTAAAGGACTTGCTTAAAAAGAAAGAAACCTGGGGATGTTTTTCTGCGAGAATTTTTATTGACCCGGTTACCTATTTTCTGCTTTTTTGGATACCGAAATATCTGCAAGACGTACAAGGTCTATCTTTGAAAGAGTTGGGTTTCGCCGCCTGGTTACCCTATACGGCAATGGGACTAGGGACAATACTTGGAGGCTATATTCCTAAATTGTTAATTGAAAGGCGGGGATGGACATTGAACAAATCAAGAAAAACAGTTATGGTCACAGCTTCTGTTCTCATTCCTCTGTTGTGTTTCTTCTTGTTTTCGGGAGCAAATCCCATCGTCGCTGTATTACTTATATCAGGGATTATGTTGTCACATGGACTCTGGGCAAACATCACTATACCTTCGGAAATTTATCCCAAACAAGTACAGGCAACCCTGACGGGTATAGGCGGTACACTGGGTGGTATAACAGGTGTTATCTCCCAGCAAGTGATAGGGAGTACGATAACCTCACATTCCTACATGCCCATATTTATGTATATCGGAGGTGCCTATCTTATTAGTTTCTTTTGTGTACAATTACTGGTAGGCAAACTGGGAGTCATCAGAAATTTTAATAATTAA
- a CDS encoding FAD-dependent oxidoreductase translates to MEHIIEKQREIPIIARPDVLVAGGGPAGIGAAIAAARSGVKTMLIERYGFPGGNLTTAMVNPFFTFHDENGNQVIRGIAEEFVDRMKQGGASLGHVADLTFDNASMTPFDAERAKIILIEMLEEAGVELLFHTWIVDANVANGVVGSVIIENKSGRQAICPKYIVDCTGDADVAAFSGVPFAKGKDEDGSMQPATLYFRVGGADVEQLRNWMKKNRNILKDSPSDEQIDKQKAIAFLGMNQMVQEAKDSGMLHSEVAPRILMYELPIPGVFCVNTTRIQNIDGTKTADITRAEVALRKQVLEVHAFLQKYIGGFESSYILDSGIQVGIRETRRIAGDYVLTEQEVLNSASFEDGIACGTFAIDIHPPHGKKQIFTGSGKSVYEIPYRCLIPKNLKNLLVAGRPISATHIAHGSIRVMATCTAMGQAAGVAVAMACHNKCGTREINIKQLRKELVEQGQYLLNENIGEMVDPDLILDSENSDGRQAEHYNPFRTKK, encoded by the coding sequence ATGGAACATATTATAGAAAAACAAAGAGAAATTCCGATAATCGCAAGACCGGACGTTTTAGTTGCTGGAGGAGGTCCTGCAGGAATAGGTGCAGCAATTGCTGCTGCACGGTCGGGTGTTAAAACAATGCTTATCGAAAGATATGGATTTCCCGGCGGTAACTTGACTACGGCAATGGTAAACCCGTTTTTTACATTCCATGATGAAAATGGCAATCAGGTAATCCGTGGAATTGCCGAAGAATTTGTAGACCGTATGAAACAGGGGGGTGCTTCCTTAGGGCATGTAGCTGACTTGACTTTTGATAATGCGTCTATGACACCTTTCGATGCGGAAAGGGCAAAGATCATTCTTATCGAAATGTTGGAAGAAGCGGGTGTAGAACTGCTTTTTCATACATGGATAGTCGATGCGAATGTTGCCAATGGGGTTGTAGGATCGGTGATCATTGAAAATAAATCGGGACGTCAGGCTATTTGCCCCAAATATATTGTAGATTGTACAGGCGACGCCGATGTCGCAGCCTTTTCGGGTGTGCCTTTTGCAAAGGGAAAAGACGAAGATGGTTCTATGCAGCCGGCAACCCTCTATTTCAGGGTGGGCGGAGCTGATGTGGAGCAACTGCGTAATTGGATGAAAAAGAACAGGAACATACTGAAAGATTCTCCAAGTGATGAGCAAATTGATAAGCAAAAGGCAATTGCTTTCCTCGGGATGAACCAGATGGTGCAGGAAGCTAAAGATTCCGGGATGTTACATTCGGAGGTAGCCCCTCGTATCCTTATGTACGAACTACCCATCCCGGGGGTATTCTGCGTTAATACTACCCGTATACAGAATATCGATGGGACAAAGACTGCGGATATAACCCGGGCTGAAGTTGCTTTGCGAAAACAAGTATTAGAAGTACATGCATTTCTTCAAAAGTATATTGGAGGTTTCGAGAGCTCATACATTCTTGATAGCGGTATCCAAGTCGGAATCCGTGAAACCAGGAGAATAGCCGGTGATTATGTATTGACTGAACAGGAGGTTTTGAACAGTGCTTCGTTTGAAGACGGTATAGCCTGTGGAACTTTTGCCATAGATATCCATCCTCCGCATGGAAAAAAGCAAATCTTCACAGGTTCCGGGAAATCGGTATATGAGATTCCTTACCGTTGCCTGATCCCCAAAAATCTGAAGAACCTGTTGGTTGCAGGACGACCCATCTCCGCAACACATATTGCGCATGGCTCCATTCGTGTAATGGCTACCTGTACGGCGATGGGGCAAGCTGCCGGTGTCGCCGTTGCAATGGCATGCCATAATAAATGTGGCACGCGTGAAATTAATATTAAACAATTAAGAAAAGAACTGGTAGAACAAGGACAATATCTGCTGAATGAAAATATAGGGGAGATGGTCGATCCCGATTTGATATTAGATTCAGAAAATAGTGATGGACGGCAAGCAGAACATTATAACCCTTTTAGGACGAAAAAATGA
- a CDS encoding RagB/SusD family nutrient uptake outer membrane protein, translating into MKTNRKILSIFILCSLLFVSCENTLEKYPLNYPSTETFLRTEIEIQMAIVGIHSPFHLYNDQIPFMIYYDTGSDISSDRDVKPEQIYQNTTAWQLRDIWVNMYKSISRCNFILENIDRASGNVSADKIDRYKAEAKVLRAYCYLTLTSIFGDVPLIDRTLSLEEAYVSRDPIEKVVDFILSQCDEAAQYLQQENQPNTMAITKGFAWAVKARTALYNERWQDAIDACEKIMQLEGIEYILEPNYGDITMLKGKTSKEIIWAIQFNQDDKSQGMPSRMKSRLAGGFSNKMPVQALVDSYECIDGLSIDKSPLYDPKNPWKNRDPRLDHTVALPGSRYFGYQFETDKDSIQCWDYNQSPAVRIANLDATHAYASFSGYCWRKYCDPLESRTDGASSINAIAFRYADILLMYAEAKIEANQLDDSVYESINKVRGRVNMPEITKGKNQQELRSVIRKERKYELAGEGLRLFDIRRWKIADRLMNGMCYGRFPTGYPTAAPYIDEYGNPDYTNFTEKNKFGTKLGARYFDPNRDYLSPIPASERQANPNLTQNQGY; encoded by the coding sequence ATGAAAACAAATAGAAAAATATTAAGCATATTCATATTGTGTTCCTTGTTGTTTGTCTCTTGCGAGAACACCTTGGAAAAATATCCATTGAATTATCCTTCAACGGAAACATTTCTTCGAACTGAAATTGAGATTCAGATGGCTATCGTAGGAATACATTCACCTTTCCATTTGTATAATGATCAGATTCCTTTTATGATTTACTATGATACAGGATCTGATATCTCATCAGACAGAGATGTCAAACCCGAGCAAATATATCAAAATACTACGGCTTGGCAATTAAGAGATATTTGGGTAAATATGTACAAAAGTATTAGTCGATGTAATTTTATATTGGAAAATATTGATAGGGCAAGTGGTAATGTCTCAGCGGATAAGATAGATAGGTATAAGGCAGAAGCCAAAGTATTGAGGGCTTACTGTTACCTCACTCTTACTTCTATATTTGGAGATGTGCCATTGATTGACCGTACGTTATCATTAGAAGAAGCATATGTCAGCAGAGATCCGATAGAAAAAGTTGTAGATTTTATCCTTTCCCAATGCGATGAAGCTGCTCAGTATTTACAACAGGAAAATCAGCCTAATACTATGGCGATAACAAAGGGATTTGCATGGGCTGTAAAAGCACGTACAGCTTTGTACAATGAACGTTGGCAGGATGCCATTGACGCTTGTGAAAAAATAATGCAACTTGAAGGTATTGAATATATTCTGGAACCTAATTATGGTGATATTACCATGTTAAAAGGAAAAACATCCAAAGAAATTATATGGGCAATTCAATTTAATCAGGACGATAAAAGTCAGGGAATGCCTAGTCGTATGAAATCCAGATTGGCGGGTGGATTTTCAAATAAAATGCCGGTACAGGCTTTGGTGGATTCTTATGAATGTATCGACGGACTATCCATTGATAAATCTCCATTATATGATCCGAAAAACCCTTGGAAAAATAGGGATCCACGGCTTGACCATACTGTTGCTTTACCCGGTAGTAGATACTTCGGTTATCAATTTGAGACTGACAAAGACAGTATTCAATGTTGGGACTATAATCAATCCCCGGCAGTGCGGATTGCCAATCTGGATGCAACACACGCCTATGCAAGTTTTTCAGGATATTGTTGGAGAAAGTATTGCGATCCGCTTGAATCACGGACTGACGGAGCTTCTTCTATTAATGCTATCGCATTTCGTTATGCAGACATTCTTTTAATGTATGCAGAAGCGAAAATAGAGGCAAACCAACTGGATGATTCCGTGTACGAGTCGATTAATAAAGTCCGTGGAAGAGTCAATATGCCAGAAATAACCAAAGGTAAAAATCAACAAGAACTTCGTTCTGTAATTAGAAAAGAACGTAAATATGAATTGGCTGGAGAAGGACTTAGATTATTTGATATTCGTCGATGGAAAATAGCCGATAGGCTGATGAATGGTATGTGTTATGGGCGATTCCCTACAGGATACCCCACAGCAGCTCCTTATATCGATGAATATGGTAATCCAGATTATACAAATTTTACAGAAAAGAATAAATTTGGCACAAAACTGGGTGCTCGCTACTTTGATCCCAATCGTGATTATCTTTCTCCTATCCCTGCGTCGGAACGTCAGGCAAATCCGAATCTGACACAAAATCAGGGATATTGA
- a CDS encoding TonB-dependent receptor, which translates to MKNCRPGIPIPKFLLFIMRVTFLLFVIGVFQIYAIDSYAQKTQLTIHENEIELGELFSKIEKQTDFYFFYSNDQINKHLKVSISVVDKTIFEILDLVLNNTDITYQVNNKAIILNTDNRPFSQTQQQAKRQITGTVKDERGEAIIGANIIEKGMNNGVITDIDGQFIISVGNDAVLQVSYIGYLTQEITVGTQNSVSIVLIEDLKTLEEVVVVGYGTQKRVNLTGSVASVSSEVLTKRQVGQTSLALQGVAPGVTIMQRSGQPGLDAGDIKIRGIGTLNNSNPLILVDGLEMGINNIDVSTIESISVLKDAASSSIYGSKAANGVILITTKRASEGKFNISYSGYVAQQTPTNLPDKVNALDHILLLNESKINAGAGVVYTEEQIKNWREKGPNDRDNYPDTDWQKEILRGNGLQQNHSLTLTGGTDKLKVLASLGYLKQDGIIDKVNFERISIRLNTDFIFTKNFSSSLDLFLYNSNRNSVARYNSNSGNSSGIGYIFFLMNKLPAVQAMKYSNGNYAEGQNGENPVASIYEGGFTNEKSTPVTGNFSFKWEPYKDFWMQTAFSPSISYPLSRSFVRQVTTYNPDGSIFSQLPSKSNLTEESTYNRYLQSRTTANYHKSINHHTISALAGFQYESNYYSGFNAFRDDFPFPEYSVLQSGSVENMRNDGWAGENVLVSWFGRVNYDYKSKYLLEANIRYDGSSKFAKGKKWGAFPSFSAGWRLSEETFWDNFRENVSNVKVRGSWGTLGNQNIGNDYPFSSNIDMGTKYISGDKLIDGAALLTMNNPDITWETTTMTNIGLDLSFWSKLHITFDWFHKKTNDILMRLDIPRTMGLEPTFQNAGVVENKGYDLNIIYMDKIGDFDFDISFNISDVRNKITDLKGINGTGLVTNREGYAINSLYMRKSLGILTGEDFNSDGSYKWERQGRSLAPGDLRYANLNDDDIVNADDREVLGSTIPRYTYGLNFSGRYKGFDLNLLLQGVGKVDGYLSAIAMYPFWSGGTAFTIHKDRWTEENQNVHAAFPRLYFYDSANNYLDSDFYMKSAAYLRVKNIQLGYKVPTSISGRALMEHLRFYVSGENLFTFTNFWKGWDPEVSPASGGAYYPQVKTISVGVDIRF; encoded by the coding sequence ATGAAAAATTGTAGACCTGGAATACCTATTCCTAAATTTTTATTGTTTATTATGAGAGTAACCTTCTTATTATTTGTGATTGGTGTTTTTCAAATCTATGCGATTGACTCTTACGCTCAGAAAACGCAACTGACAATCCATGAAAATGAAATTGAATTGGGAGAACTTTTCAGTAAAATTGAGAAACAGACCGATTTTTACTTTTTCTATAGCAATGATCAGATTAATAAACATCTGAAAGTATCGATAAGTGTAGTAGACAAGACAATATTCGAAATTTTGGATCTCGTATTGAATAATACTGATATAACTTATCAGGTGAATAATAAGGCGATCATATTGAATACTGACAATAGACCGTTTTCACAAACTCAACAACAAGCCAAGCGACAAATAACCGGCACGGTTAAAGATGAGCGAGGGGAAGCGATTATAGGTGCAAATATCATCGAAAAGGGGATGAATAATGGGGTTATAACAGACATAGATGGACAGTTTATTATTTCAGTTGGTAATGATGCTGTTCTGCAAGTATCCTATATTGGATATCTGACACAAGAGATAACAGTAGGAACCCAAAATTCGGTTTCAATTGTCTTGATAGAGGATCTCAAAACTTTGGAAGAGGTTGTAGTAGTAGGATATGGTACGCAAAAACGAGTGAATCTTACGGGTTCTGTCGCTTCTGTGAGTAGTGAAGTGTTGACTAAACGTCAGGTGGGGCAGACTTCTTTGGCTCTACAAGGTGTTGCACCCGGGGTTACCATTATGCAACGGTCCGGACAACCCGGGTTGGATGCTGGAGATATAAAGATCAGGGGAATTGGAACATTAAATAACTCTAATCCTTTAATTTTGGTAGATGGACTTGAAATGGGGATAAATAATATTGATGTTTCAACAATTGAATCAATCTCGGTTTTGAAAGATGCAGCCTCTTCTTCCATCTATGGATCTAAAGCCGCTAATGGAGTTATTTTGATTACCACTAAACGTGCGTCAGAGGGGAAGTTTAATATTTCATATAGTGGGTACGTTGCTCAACAAACTCCGACAAATCTTCCTGATAAGGTAAACGCACTTGATCATATACTCCTTTTAAATGAGTCTAAGATTAATGCCGGTGCGGGAGTAGTGTATACAGAAGAGCAAATTAAAAATTGGAGAGAAAAGGGACCCAATGACAGAGATAATTACCCGGATACAGATTGGCAAAAAGAGATCTTAAGAGGAAATGGATTACAACAGAATCACAGTTTGACACTAACCGGGGGAACGGACAAATTGAAAGTGCTAGCATCTTTAGGGTATTTGAAACAGGATGGTATAATTGATAAAGTTAATTTTGAACGAATTTCCATCCGATTAAATACGGACTTTATTTTTACTAAAAATTTTTCCTCTTCATTAGATTTGTTTCTTTATAATTCTAATCGGAATTCTGTCGCTAGGTATAATAGTAATTCAGGAAATTCATCGGGAATAGGATATATTTTCTTCTTAATGAATAAGTTACCTGCTGTTCAGGCCATGAAATACTCAAATGGTAATTATGCAGAAGGACAAAATGGAGAGAATCCTGTTGCCAGTATATATGAGGGGGGATTTACGAATGAAAAATCCACTCCGGTTACAGGGAATTTTTCATTCAAGTGGGAACCTTATAAGGATTTCTGGATGCAGACAGCTTTTTCACCTTCAATCTCATATCCTTTGTCCAGAAGTTTTGTCAGACAGGTGACAACATATAATCCAGATGGGAGTATTTTTTCACAACTCCCGAGTAAATCGAATTTGACAGAAGAGTCGACTTATAACAGATATCTTCAATCCAGAACTACAGCCAATTATCATAAGTCAATTAATCATCATACAATCTCAGCTTTAGCGGGGTTTCAATATGAGTCTAATTACTATTCAGGTTTTAATGCCTTTAGAGATGATTTCCCATTCCCTGAGTATTCCGTATTACAATCCGGTTCCGTTGAAAATATGAGAAATGATGGATGGGCAGGGGAGAATGTCCTTGTTTCCTGGTTTGGACGAGTTAATTATGATTATAAGAGTAAATATTTGCTGGAAGCAAACATACGATATGATGGCTCTTCCAAATTTGCAAAAGGTAAAAAATGGGGGGCTTTCCCATCTTTCTCTGCCGGTTGGAGGCTATCGGAAGAAACATTTTGGGATAATTTTAGGGAAAATGTATCCAATGTTAAAGTAAGAGGCTCATGGGGTACCTTGGGAAATCAAAACATAGGAAATGATTATCCCTTTTCTTCTAATATTGATATGGGTACAAAATATATTTCAGGTGATAAACTGATAGATGGGGCAGCTCTTTTAACTATGAATAATCCCGATATTACGTGGGAAACAACCACAATGACAAATATAGGATTGGATTTGAGTTTTTGGAGCAAGCTGCATATAACTTTCGATTGGTTTCATAAAAAAACAAACGATATATTGATGCGTTTGGATATTCCCCGTACAATGGGATTGGAGCCTACTTTTCAAAATGCCGGAGTTGTTGAAAATAAAGGATACGATTTGAATATTATTTATATGGACAAAATTGGAGATTTTGATTTTGATATATCATTCAATATTTCTGATGTGAGGAACAAAATTACGGATTTGAAAGGAATTAACGGAACAGGTCTTGTAACCAACCGAGAAGGATATGCTATCAACTCTTTATATATGAGAAAAAGCTTAGGAATCTTGACGGGAGAAGATTTTAATAGTGATGGTTCGTATAAATGGGAGCGCCAGGGACGTTCTTTAGCCCCGGGTGATTTAAGATATGCCAATTTGAATGATGATGATATTGTAAATGCTGACGATAGAGAAGTTTTAGGCTCTACAATTCCTCGTTATACCTATGGGCTCAATTTTAGTGGACGTTATAAAGGGTTTGATTTGAATCTATTACTTCAAGGAGTAGGTAAAGTTGACGGATATTTGTCTGCGATAGCTATGTATCCGTTCTGGTCGGGTGGAACTGCTTTTACGATACACAAAGATCGTTGGACTGAAGAGAATCAGAATGTTCACGCAGCTTTCCCGCGTTTATATTTTTATGATTCTGCAAACAATTACCTTGATTCGGATTTCTATATGAAAAGTGCAGCCTATTTAAGAGTAAAGAATATCCAATTAGGTTATAAAGTACCTACATCAATTTCTGGACGTGCATTAATGGAGCATTTGCGATTTTATGTTTCCGGAGAAAATTTATTCACTTTTACTAATTTTTGGAAAGGATGGGATCCGGAAGTTTCCCCCGCTTCAGGTGGAGCATATTATCCACAGGTAAAGACCATAAGTGTAGGTGTAGATATCAGGTTTTAA
- a CDS encoding FecR family protein, translated as MLPITEEIIVRSIQKIATPEEMVILNKWLKEEEGHIAYYCQLEEIWNSGKSLSEEAVHSGWQILAGEIDARSQRCQPLIAPLKKRKIGWFRYSAAVFIGVLIASAVWMTLSDTLKEPQQHILVQNVVYNKAGVQSIVLPDHSEVWMNEDTRLTYPEKFTEEKRSVSLEGKAYFDIRKDPERPFTVRIGNVEIEVTGTEFFVESGLEEPSYITLISGGINLNYKDKEGKNLSTPLVPGEQARINRLNGSVEIENIDTSYYIAWKDGTYRFTDEPLGRIVPLLAKHFDLDIHIAPSLKNKRFTGRVIPGENIEDVLNSIGKSYPIKYRISEGNIYIDE; from the coding sequence ATGTTGCCGATAACTGAAGAAATAATTGTCCGATCCATCCAGAAAATTGCTACTCCGGAAGAAATGGTCATTCTCAACAAATGGTTGAAGGAGGAGGAAGGACATATAGCATATTACTGCCAACTCGAAGAGATATGGAACTCAGGGAAAAGTTTATCCGAAGAAGCTGTTCATAGTGGTTGGCAGATACTTGCCGGAGAGATTGACGCACGTTCACAGAGATGTCAGCCGCTTATTGCCCCGCTTAAAAAACGAAAGATTGGTTGGTTTCGTTACTCCGCTGCTGTATTTATAGGCGTGCTGATTGCCTCAGCCGTTTGGATGACTCTGTCCGACACCTTGAAAGAACCACAGCAACACATCCTTGTACAAAATGTGGTTTATAATAAGGCCGGTGTACAATCCATTGTTTTGCCCGATCATTCTGAAGTGTGGATGAATGAGGATACCCGGTTAACCTATCCGGAAAAGTTTACGGAAGAAAAGCGGTCGGTATCTTTGGAAGGAAAAGCTTATTTTGATATTCGTAAAGATCCGGAGAGACCATTTACTGTGCGCATCGGAAATGTGGAAATAGAGGTTACCGGAACAGAATTTTTTGTAGAATCCGGTCTGGAAGAACCATCATACATAACCCTGATTTCAGGAGGGATTAATCTAAATTATAAAGATAAAGAAGGAAAAAACTTGTCGACTCCTCTTGTTCCCGGGGAGCAAGCTCGTATAAACCGATTAAATGGCAGTGTGGAAATTGAAAATATCGATACCAGTTATTATATTGCCTGGAAAGACGGAACTTATAGGTTTACGGATGAACCTTTGGGGAGAATCGTACCCTTATTGGCTAAGCATTTTGATCTGGATATCCATATCGCTCCATCTTTGAAAAATAAAAGATTTACCGGTAGGGTCATACCGGGAGAGAATATAGAGGATGTTTTGAATTCAATCGGGAAAAGTTATCCGATCAAATACCGGATTTCGGAAGGAAATATCTATATCGATGAATGA
- a CDS encoding RNA polymerase sigma-70 factor has translation MKDRNKENSLASFRIYYEANVSPLILFARRFVSVEMAEDIIQDIFLDIWDHSEMNEKLPSRSYLFMAVRNKCLNILIREQVKKNYIESTELDNRILGLGYYDSFEKQIIDKEDMQYIYDEIEKLPEKCRIIFKMAYFEEKKNAEIAEILDISIRTVEHQLYLGLKTLRVRFTGNGKKGLFFLFFV, from the coding sequence ATGAAAGACAGGAACAAAGAAAATAGTCTCGCATCTTTCAGAATTTATTACGAGGCAAACGTATCGCCACTGATATTGTTTGCCCGGCGTTTTGTTTCTGTGGAAATGGCTGAAGATATCATACAGGATATTTTCCTCGATATATGGGATCATTCCGAAATGAATGAAAAGTTACCTTCCCGTTCTTATTTATTTATGGCTGTCAGGAATAAATGCCTGAATATCCTCATAAGGGAGCAGGTGAAAAAAAACTATATAGAATCAACCGAATTGGATAACCGCATTTTAGGCCTTGGTTATTACGACTCTTTTGAAAAACAGATCATAGATAAAGAAGATATGCAGTATATCTATGACGAGATTGAGAAATTACCTGAAAAATGCCGGATTATTTTTAAAATGGCCTATTTTGAAGAAAAGAAAAATGCAGAGATTGCAGAGATTCTTGATATTTCCATCCGTACTGTGGAACACCAATTGTATCTGGGATTAAAGACATTACGAGTTCGATTTACAGGCAATGGTAAAAAAGGTTTATTTTTTTTATTTTTCGTTTAA
- the eno gene encoding phosphopyruvate hydratase — MRIVSVLGREVLDSRGNPTVEVDVLTESGAFGRAAVPSGASTGENEALELRDGDKSRYLGKGVLKAVANINDTIAPALLGMNVLEQTQIDARLLELDGTKTKSNLGANALLGVSLAVAKAAANYLGLPLYRYIGGTNTYVLPVPMMNIINGGSHSDAPIAFQEFMIRPVGASSFKEGLRMGAEVFHALKKVLHDKGLSTAVGDEGGFAPNLSGGTEEALESILTAIRNAGYEPGKDVMIGLDCASSEFYKDGVYDYSKFEGPNGKKRTREEQVAYLEELITKYPIDSIEDGMSENDWEGWKLLTDKIGSRCQLVGDDLFVTNVEFLERGIKEGCGNSILIKVNQIGTLTETLNAIEMAHRNGYTSVTSHRSGETEDATIADISVATNAGQIKTGSLSRSDRMAKYNQLLRIEEELGDRAVYGYKKIR; from the coding sequence ATGAGAATTGTAAGTGTTTTAGGACGGGAAGTTTTGGATTCAAGAGGTAATCCAACCGTTGAAGTAGACGTGTTGACAGAATCGGGTGCGTTTGGACGTGCCGCTGTTCCATCAGGAGCTTCTACAGGAGAGAACGAAGCATTGGAACTCCGTGACGGAGACAAAAGCCGTTACCTGGGAAAAGGTGTGTTGAAAGCAGTAGCAAACATCAATGATACTATTGCTCCGGCACTGTTGGGTATGAATGTATTGGAACAGACCCAGATTGATGCCAGATTACTCGAACTGGACGGTACAAAAACAAAATCCAACCTTGGTGCAAACGCTCTTCTGGGTGTATCTCTCGCAGTAGCAAAGGCTGCGGCTAACTATCTCGGTCTGCCGCTTTATCGTTACATTGGTGGTACCAACACCTATGTATTGCCTGTTCCCATGATGAATATCATCAACGGAGGTTCTCATTCCGATGCTCCCATCGCATTCCAGGAATTTATGATCCGCCCTGTTGGTGCCAGCTCTTTCAAAGAAGGATTGCGTATGGGTGCCGAAGTATTCCACGCATTGAAGAAAGTGCTTCACGACAAAGGCCTCAGCACTGCTGTTGGTGATGAGGGTGGTTTCGCTCCCAACTTGAGCGGAGGAACCGAAGAAGCCCTCGAATCGATTCTGACCGCCATCAGGAATGCCGGTTACGAACCGGGTAAAGATGTGATGATAGGGCTTGACTGTGCTTCTTCTGAATTCTATAAAGACGGCGTATATGACTATTCCAAATTTGAAGGCCCGAACGGTAAAAAACGTACTCGCGAAGAGCAGGTTGCTTACCTGGAAGAACTGATCACCAAATATCCTATCGACTCTATTGAAGATGGTATGAGTGAAAACGACTGGGAAGGATGGAAATTGCTTACCGATAAGATTGGCAGCAGATGCCAGTTGGTGGGTGACGACCTGTTCGTGACCAATGTTGAGTTCCTTGAGAGAGGTATCAAAGAGGGTTGCGGAAACTCTATCCTGATCAAGGTGAACCAGATCGGAACGCTTACAGAAACGCTGAATGCTATCGAAATGGCACACAGGAACGGATATACCAGTGTAACTTCACACCGTTCAGGTGAAACCGAAGATGCTACCATCGCCGATATCTCTGTGGCTACCAACGCCGGACAGATCAAGACCGGTTCTTTGAGCCGTTCAGACCGTATGGCCAAGTACAACCAATTACTCCGTATTGAAGAGGAACTGGGCGACCGTGCTGTTTACGGATACAAGAAGATCAGATAA